The Candidatus Glassbacteria bacterium genome includes a window with the following:
- a CDS encoding ParB/RepB/Spo0J family partition protein: protein MAVRHPRHRGPRVREAIDPRLHVAGVRMNRNGVGELPRRMSRGAKTRHPHPAMPPFHRRDPMLSELPLDQVHPNPDQPRKDFDQGKLRELAASISEHGLMQPIIVRPDQAGYVIVAGERRYRAHKLVGLPTIAAQVVEIDGREAAEQAIIENLQRVDISPLEEAHAYRKMLDDHGYTPEQLARRLGIKQPWRITERTALLKLQPGYRKLLATGQISPSQATELARLDDRGQDTLFRAIRTGKCPTYETLRATANALVEAEAQTAIFDQDAAPAATDQDVKLARGFERKIEQVAALLNAGIRDNEVVAIYKVNPTRAGTLADRMAEMRKSLKAIELALRQVSVQMDFVNNSMK from the coding sequence GGGGTTCGAATGAACAGGAACGGGGTCGGTGAATTGCCTCGCCGCATGTCAAGGGGGGCTAAGACGCGGCACCCGCACCCCGCAATGCCACCCTTCCACAGGAGAGACCCCATGCTCAGCGAGCTACCTCTGGACCAGGTCCATCCCAATCCCGACCAACCGCGCAAGGACTTCGACCAAGGCAAGCTGCGTGAATTGGCCGCTTCGATCAGCGAACACGGCCTCATGCAGCCGATTATCGTGCGGCCCGACCAGGCCGGCTACGTTATCGTCGCCGGTGAACGCCGCTACCGGGCTCACAAGCTGGTCGGGTTGCCGACGATCGCCGCCCAGGTCGTCGAGATCGACGGCCGCGAGGCGGCCGAGCAGGCTATCATCGAGAACCTGCAAAGGGTCGACATTTCGCCGCTGGAGGAAGCCCACGCCTATCGGAAAATGCTCGACGATCACGGCTATACGCCCGAGCAACTGGCCCGCCGGCTCGGCATCAAGCAGCCCTGGCGGATCACCGAGCGGACCGCGCTGTTGAAGCTCCAGCCCGGCTACCGGAAGCTGCTCGCCACCGGCCAGATTTCACCTAGCCAGGCGACCGAGCTCGCCCGCCTCGACGACCGGGGCCAGGACACCCTTTTCCGGGCGATCAGAACCGGCAAGTGCCCCACCTACGAAACGCTCAGGGCCACCGCCAACGCCCTGGTCGAGGCCGAAGCCCAGACCGCCATCTTCGATCAGGACGCGGCGCCGGCGGCCACCGACCAGGATGTCAAGCTGGCCCGCGGCTTCGAGCGCAAGATCGAACAGGTCGCGGCCCTGCTCAATGCCGGCATCCGCGACAACGAGGTCGTCGCCATCTACAAGGTCAACCCGACCAGGGCCGGCACTCTTGCCGACCGCATGGCCGAGATGCGGAAGTCGCTCAAGGCCATCGAACTGGCCCTGCGTCAGGTCAGCGTCCAGATGGATTTCGTCAACAACAGCATGAAATGA